The Streptomyces europaeiscabiei genome window below encodes:
- a CDS encoding IS3 family transposase yields the protein MRAGVHASMGSVGDSYDNALAEHVWMLIKTECIRDRAFATRAEANLALFEYIDGFYDSRRIQKRLGYLSPVEFEEKHYADQATTERTNLKPRQPALNS from the coding sequence GTGCGTGCGGGAGTTCACGCGTCCATGGGCTCGGTCGGGGACTCGTACGATAACGCTCTCGCGGAGCATGTGTGGATGCTGATCAAGACGGAGTGCATCCGCGACCGCGCCTTCGCGACCAGGGCCGAGGCGAACCTCGCGCTCTTCGAGTACATCGACGGCTTCTATGACTCCCGGCGCATCCAGAAACGGCTCGGCTACCTCAGCCCGGTCGAGTTCGAGGAGAAGCACTACGCCGACCAGGCAACGACCGAACGAACGAACCTGAAACCCCGTCAACCCGCCCTGAACAGCTGA
- a CDS encoding SDR family NAD(P)-dependent oxidoreductase yields MTNPRVWLITGASRGLGRAFAAAALACGDRVVAAARNVGPLEELTERYPGHLVPLSLDVADRQSVFDGVERAAAAFGRLDVVVNNAGGMLYGMVEEATEEQIRAHMDVNFFGAVWVAQAVLPHLRAQGGGRLLQVTSMGSGGGMATVGFYGAGKAALDSVSEALAMEVEGFGVKVTIVQMGGYNTGLFTAGTTTTEPLAQYQSLRTEMEAMWGDSVAPEPDTAAPVIMKLAALPDPPRRLIVGSQSFDHVLEMDQAQADLYRSWEHLSRIAPG; encoded by the coding sequence GTGACGAATCCAAGAGTCTGGCTCATCACCGGTGCATCCCGCGGCCTGGGCAGGGCTTTCGCCGCGGCCGCCTTGGCGTGCGGCGACCGGGTAGTGGCTGCCGCCCGCAACGTCGGGCCCCTGGAGGAACTGACCGAGAGGTATCCCGGCCACCTGGTCCCGCTTTCGTTGGACGTCGCCGACCGTCAGAGCGTGTTCGACGGGGTGGAGCGGGCGGCAGCTGCGTTCGGCAGACTGGACGTGGTCGTCAACAACGCAGGCGGAATGCTCTACGGCATGGTGGAGGAAGCCACGGAGGAACAGATCCGGGCGCATATGGATGTGAACTTCTTCGGCGCCGTGTGGGTGGCTCAGGCGGTCCTTCCTCACTTGCGCGCCCAAGGCGGGGGACGGCTCCTCCAGGTCACCTCGATGGGTAGCGGCGGCGGCATGGCCACCGTCGGCTTCTACGGCGCAGGCAAGGCCGCGCTGGACTCGGTCAGCGAGGCACTGGCGATGGAGGTCGAAGGGTTCGGCGTCAAGGTCACCATCGTGCAGATGGGCGGCTACAACACCGGCCTGTTCACCGCTGGCACCACGACCACCGAACCCCTGGCGCAGTATCAGTCCCTGCGCACCGAGATGGAGGCGATGTGGGGCGACTCCGTCGCCCCGGAGCCGGACACCGCTGCCCCGGTCATCATGAAGCTGGCCGCACTGCCGGACCCGCCCCGACGGCTGATAGTCGGCAGCCAGTCCTTTGATCACGTCTTGGAGATGGACCAGGCTCAAGCGGATCTGTACCGGTCCTGGGAGCACCTCAGCCGTATCGCCCCTGGCTGA
- a CDS encoding transposase: MQGIGLRPKVHVSADGSGVIGHAGARLLADLADATGLSAAYSAVLRPLRPRGTGHDPGRIATDLAVMLADGGEAIADLAVLRDQPAVLGPAASTPTAWRLLAYVDDSALASLASARARAREVAWLQAAEHGEGIPAVRAAGRMLPGLVLDLDATLVTCHSEKEQAAPPYKGGFGFHPLLCFLARGGGAKTSSPAMLARLAGHATGWHDGTSRGGLSLPGAGRRGPLRPSRTRMLAFSSHGLLLWLIWVHGVRAGTEPPPGEVSPLPGPAVADGRTRRASRLSTRGSAAARTPAGLTTPTAPMMDPWRW, from the coding sequence GTGCAGGGTATCGGGTTGCGTCCCAAGGTCCATGTCAGTGCCGATGGTTCGGGGGTGATCGGGCATGCCGGGGCGCGGCTGCTGGCGGATCTCGCTGATGCCACCGGTCTGAGCGCCGCGTACTCCGCCGTCCTCAGGCCGCTTCGGCCGCGCGGGACCGGACATGATCCGGGCCGGATCGCCACCGACCTTGCGGTGATGCTCGCCGACGGTGGTGAGGCCATCGCGGATCTGGCCGTACTGCGGGACCAGCCAGCAGTCTTGGGCCCTGCCGCCTCGACACCGACGGCCTGGCGGCTGCTCGCCTATGTTGACGACAGTGCCCTCGCCTCGCTGGCTTCCGCCCGTGCCCGGGCCCGGGAAGTCGCCTGGCTGCAGGCCGCCGAGCACGGTGAGGGCATACCCGCGGTTCGGGCCGCGGGACGCATGCTGCCCGGTCTGGTCCTGGACCTCGACGCCACGCTGGTCACCTGCCATTCCGAGAAAGAGCAGGCCGCTCCACCCTATAAGGGCGGCTTCGGGTTCCACCCGCTGCTGTGCTTCCTGGCGAGGGGCGGCGGCGCAAAGACATCGTCGCCCGCCATGCTCGCCCGGCTCGCGGGGCACGCGACTGGCTGGCACGACGGCACATCGCGCGGCGGGCTGTCGCTGCCAGGAGCCGGCCGCCGGGGCCCGCTCCGGCCCTCCCGCACACGGATGTTGGCGTTTTCCAGCCACGGTCTGTTGCTGTGGCTGATTTGGGTGCATGGTGTGAGGGCGGGTACCGAGCCACCTCCGGGTGAGGTGTCCCCTCTGCCGGGTCCTGCCGTCGCCGACGGCAGAACCCGCCGCGCCTCCCGGCTCTCCACGCGAGGGTCTGCGGCTGCCCGCACTCCGGCGGGCCTCACCACGCCCACAGCGCCCATGATGGATCCATGGCGATGGTGA
- a CDS encoding ATP-binding protein, with translation MDQEVRAGRGPVLPRGLVVRRLLERQQAGELATRHVRAVAETVGVSERTVWRWLEQAKTTGQVEAPVRQGYAVSDEVWALLGEVGGNVAELRRRLAAAGGASVPSASTLHRVIRRDRRAGRALMVEREPVVAGPRRPDPLSELGLNVVAGQGTGGQVILREQKHLAQVPVLVPGAQVVHTSAVRSVLRTVAHAAAVGAVVCLYGDAGQGKTVALQYALSQLPHPARVRRVHVGVHPTVPELRRVLADALELGRRLPRGAGEADLMLVNALRQPRVLVLDEAQRLPGPALEFLRGLWDHPDTDTALVLAGAGSERALRRVPALASRVLTWELVPRLRPDEVATVMAAFHPLWEDVSEDDVAWVDEHVGHGNFRTWAKLTSHLTAEVYGKSRAVVDRRMLERACARLMGPL, from the coding sequence GTGGACCAAGAGGTAAGGGCCGGTCGTGGGCCCGTGCTGCCCCGGGGGTTGGTGGTGCGTCGTCTGCTGGAGCGGCAGCAGGCGGGGGAACTGGCCACGCGGCATGTGCGTGCGGTCGCGGAGACGGTGGGTGTCTCGGAGCGTACGGTGTGGCGCTGGCTGGAGCAGGCCAAGACGACCGGGCAGGTGGAGGCGCCGGTCCGGCAGGGGTATGCGGTGTCGGACGAGGTGTGGGCGCTGCTGGGCGAGGTGGGAGGGAATGTCGCTGAGCTGAGACGCCGGCTGGCCGCGGCTGGCGGGGCGTCGGTTCCGTCGGCGTCGACACTGCACCGGGTGATCCGCAGGGACCGCCGGGCGGGCCGGGCGTTGATGGTCGAGCGGGAGCCCGTGGTGGCCGGGCCACGCAGGCCTGATCCGCTCAGCGAGCTCGGCCTGAACGTCGTGGCAGGCCAAGGCACAGGCGGGCAGGTGATCCTGCGGGAGCAGAAGCATCTGGCGCAGGTTCCGGTCCTGGTGCCGGGCGCGCAGGTGGTGCACACGTCTGCTGTGCGGTCGGTGCTGCGGACGGTCGCGCACGCGGCCGCGGTGGGGGCGGTGGTGTGTTTGTACGGCGACGCCGGCCAGGGCAAGACCGTCGCGCTGCAGTACGCCCTGTCCCAGTTGCCGCACCCGGCCAGGGTCCGTCGGGTCCATGTCGGTGTGCATCCGACGGTGCCGGAACTGCGCCGGGTGCTCGCGGATGCCCTTGAGCTGGGCAGGCGTCTGCCGCGCGGGGCGGGGGAGGCCGACCTGATGCTGGTGAACGCGCTACGGCAGCCGCGCGTGCTGGTGCTGGACGAGGCACAGCGTCTTCCGGGGCCGGCGCTGGAGTTTCTGCGCGGGCTGTGGGACCACCCGGACACGGACACGGCACTCGTGCTGGCGGGCGCGGGCAGCGAACGGGCGCTGCGCCGGGTGCCCGCGCTGGCCTCTCGGGTGCTGACCTGGGAGTTGGTGCCTCGTCTTCGCCCGGACGAGGTGGCCACCGTGATGGCGGCCTTCCACCCGCTGTGGGAGGACGTGAGCGAGGACGATGTCGCGTGGGTGGACGAGCATGTGGGCCACGGCAATTTCCGGACCTGGGCGAAGCTCACCTCGCACCTGACCGCCGAGGTCTACGGCAAGAGCCGTGCGGTAGTGGACCGCCGGATGCTGGAGCGGGCCTGCGCACGGCTCATGGGGCCGCTGTGA
- a CDS encoding calcium-binding protein gives MRKGLQAVVMAGAMGAALALSAGQAHAATGVTANSAFININAAADKANQIIINPSGSNITVIDNGDTVTAGAGCTQLSANSVSCPAGTRTILLSAGDRNDTVILRASLRATLNGDAGGDTLQTIDSTQRAVLVGGDGNDILIGGAGDDEIVGGAGRDIMDGNAGNDRLGAIDGVGGNDSSNGDTGTDICPGDVGDQEFDCES, from the coding sequence ATGCGCAAGGGTTTACAGGCCGTGGTGATGGCAGGCGCGATGGGCGCGGCGCTGGCTTTGTCGGCCGGGCAGGCCCACGCCGCCACCGGTGTGACCGCGAACTCGGCCTTCATCAATATCAACGCCGCGGCCGACAAGGCGAACCAGATCATCATCAACCCGTCCGGCAGCAACATCACCGTCATCGACAACGGTGACACCGTCACCGCGGGGGCGGGTTGTACCCAGCTCAGCGCCAACTCGGTGTCCTGCCCGGCGGGCACACGGACGATCCTCCTCAGCGCGGGCGACCGCAATGACACGGTCATCCTGCGGGCGAGCCTGCGGGCCACGCTCAACGGCGACGCGGGCGGCGACACTCTCCAGACGATCGACAGCACGCAACGCGCTGTCCTGGTCGGGGGCGACGGCAACGACATCCTGATCGGCGGTGCGGGCGACGACGAGATCGTCGGTGGGGCTGGCCGGGACATCATGGACGGCAACGCCGGAAACGACCGGCTGGGCGCCATCGACGGTGTGGGAGGCAACGACTCCTCCAACGGCGACACTGGCACGGACATCTGCCCGGGGGACGTGGGCGACCAGGAGTTCGACTGCGAGAGCTGA
- a CDS encoding TetR/AcrR family transcriptional regulator, whose amino-acid sequence MSNKKGPDHSRRKERSRQAILAAARALVAEESYEKVTVEAIAARAGVGKQTIYRRWPSKSAVVFAAILALSEDTDGQSVALPNTGDLEADLKFVMRATAEEFADPSFDRLIRALNTEIASDAALAAEYREKLAQPLEEAKKARLRSAQEVGQLDADADLDLVLEVLYAPLFQRWLHRSGPLNAAYADSLVDATLRAFGP is encoded by the coding sequence ATGTCCAACAAGAAGGGGCCGGACCACTCCCGGCGCAAGGAACGGTCCCGGCAGGCGATCCTCGCGGCGGCCCGCGCGCTGGTCGCAGAGGAGTCGTACGAGAAGGTCACTGTCGAAGCCATCGCTGCCCGTGCCGGCGTCGGCAAGCAGACAATCTATCGGCGGTGGCCGTCGAAGAGCGCGGTCGTCTTTGCCGCCATTCTGGCTTTGAGTGAGGATACGGACGGGCAGTCGGTCGCGCTGCCGAACACAGGCGACCTTGAGGCAGACCTCAAGTTCGTTATGCGTGCCACGGCGGAGGAGTTCGCCGATCCGTCCTTCGACAGGCTGATCCGGGCCCTCAACACCGAGATCGCCAGCGATGCCGCGCTGGCGGCCGAGTACCGCGAGAAGCTGGCCCAACCGCTGGAAGAAGCGAAGAAAGCACGGTTGCGCAGCGCCCAGGAAGTCGGCCAGCTCGACGCCGACGCCGACCTCGACCTGGTCCTCGAAGTGCTCTACGCCCCTCTCTTCCAGCGGTGGCTGCACCGCAGCGGTCCGCTGAACGCCGCATACGCCGACTCACTTGTCGACGCGACCCTCAGAGCTTTCGGCCCCTGA
- a CDS encoding Tn3 family transposase: MGREPPDSVRDGWDEPVGPGALGSRETGQPYAIPHLRSTDSERHRTTRHRRTGAGCELHRGHRPPLCCDHARKNVQGTPIGSTPAHRPAPLPSAADGAKDQGMEDQLGALGLALNAVVLFNSLYIDAAVKQLAADGFPVTDDLLARLSPLQYDHIDFLGRYVFTRPPAPGLRPLRDPHTDDGTDDAEDG; the protein is encoded by the coding sequence ATGGGGAGAGAACCCCCAGATAGTGTTCGAGACGGATGGGACGAGCCCGTCGGGCCCGGCGCCCTGGGGTCCCGAGAAACGGGGCAACCGTATGCCATTCCCCACCTGCGCAGCACGGACAGTGAGCGGCACCGTACTACCCGGCACCGGCGTACGGGGGCGGGCTGTGAATTGCACCGCGGGCACCGACCCCCCTTGTGTTGTGATCATGCGAGGAAGAATGTGCAAGGCACGCCGATCGGGTCCACGCCTGCTCACCGGCCCGCACCCTTGCCGTCGGCGGCAGACGGAGCAAAGGATCAGGGCATGGAGGACCAGCTCGGCGCGCTCGGCCTGGCCCTGAACGCCGTAGTGCTCTTCAACAGCCTTTACATCGACGCCGCCGTCAAGCAGCTCGCGGCCGACGGCTTCCCCGTCACCGACGACCTCCTCGCCCGGCTCTCCCCACTCCAGTACGACCACATCGACTTCCTCGGCCGGTACGTCTTCACCCGCCCGCCGGCGCCGGGCCTGCGGCCACTGCGCGACCCGCACACGGATGACGGGACGGACGACGCCGAGGACGGATAG
- a CDS encoding glycosyl hydrolase 115 family protein, whose product MTAVGVAPLLPGVLPSPARAVSSDDAAGFPLLRDGVVVDLFVDPAADPAVSRAAGDLQADMERVGGVRPRLLRALPQEASLLVLVGTIGASPAIDRLIADRRLDVSRVKGRWEASVTQVVDRPLPGVERALVIAGSDRRGTVYGVYDTSERIGVSPWHWWADVPVERRDTVTVPSGTQKRYEPSVRYRGIFINDEQNLTTWSHRMQEPDKHIGPETYRRVFELLLRLKANYLWPAMHPYSDFFNKHRANPELADHYGIVVGSSHPEAMLRNGVHEWDPWAKDHPAADGSLPVYDYTVNPAVISDYWRARARQNAGYESSWTLGMRGLHDSALETKHATTLAEKVVVMNDIIADQRRLLAEEVGTAAEPQIFIPYKEVLDLYNAGVQVPDDVTLIWPDDNHGNMRQLPDEAERRRPGGNGIYYHLSYWGRPKSYLWLDTTQLAKIWQELRRVHEHGADRMWIFNVGDIKSIETGLSFSMDMAWDVDRWNADEVEGFLVEWAGRQFGHRHGAEIAAIRTEYYRLAAELRPEFVARGLLSVVHHGDEAGRRMSAYDRLLQRVRALGAKLPEAYRDAFYELVEYPVHGAYLMNLKFYWAERNALAVRQGRGAGTNRFADLSDAAHAEEAAITRRYNTEVAGGKWNGIVNPYPSQIPKAPGRPSVTRVARKETSGLGVAAEGNETGTGRPLSFSSYTRDRRFVDVFNTGFLPLDWAAEASHPWVRLSTSGGTMTEQTRVSVEIDWERVPEGAHEATVTVTGAGNRFDVPLRVLNDGRRARRRARGFVEAHGYVSIDAAHHDHRVARGGARWRTVRGLGRRTAAMEAAPSTAAPITEEFTTRAPELSYRVRFAGTGDFRVTVFRLPSLDERGRRRVALALDDQPVAVLAGQAVATGNRGDAWARNVEDGIEKLTTTVTVTEPGEHVLRLFMVDPAIAVDQIVIDTGGLPVTYLAPPESYHHSFNADPVPEDAPGLPGTPGR is encoded by the coding sequence ATGACGGCAGTCGGTGTGGCCCCGCTGCTACCCGGGGTGCTGCCCTCGCCGGCCCGGGCCGTCTCGTCGGACGATGCCGCCGGCTTCCCTCTGCTGCGGGACGGCGTGGTCGTCGACCTGTTCGTCGACCCGGCCGCCGATCCCGCCGTGTCCCGCGCGGCCGGGGATCTCCAGGCGGACATGGAGCGGGTCGGCGGGGTGCGTCCGCGGCTGCTGCGCGCCCTGCCCCAGGAGGCCTCACTCCTTGTCCTGGTGGGCACCATCGGCGCGAGCCCGGCCATCGACCGGCTCATCGCGGACCGGCGGCTGGACGTCTCCCGGGTGAAGGGCCGTTGGGAGGCGTCCGTGACCCAGGTCGTGGACCGCCCGCTGCCCGGCGTGGAACGCGCCCTGGTGATCGCCGGCAGCGACCGGCGCGGCACCGTCTACGGCGTCTACGACACCTCGGAGCGCATCGGGGTGTCGCCGTGGCACTGGTGGGCCGACGTTCCGGTCGAACGCCGCGACACGGTGACGGTCCCGTCGGGCACGCAGAAGCGGTACGAGCCGTCCGTCCGCTACCGGGGCATCTTCATCAACGACGAGCAGAACCTCACCACCTGGTCCCACCGGATGCAGGAACCGGACAAGCACATCGGCCCCGAAACCTACCGACGCGTCTTCGAGCTGCTGCTCCGCCTCAAGGCCAACTACCTGTGGCCCGCCATGCATCCGTACTCCGACTTCTTCAACAAACACCGCGCGAACCCCGAACTGGCCGACCACTACGGCATCGTCGTCGGATCCAGCCACCCCGAGGCCATGCTGCGCAACGGCGTCCACGAATGGGACCCCTGGGCCAAGGATCACCCGGCCGCCGACGGCAGCCTGCCGGTGTACGACTACACGGTGAACCCCGCTGTCATCTCGGACTACTGGCGGGCGAGGGCGCGGCAGAACGCCGGCTACGAGAGCAGCTGGACCCTGGGGATGCGCGGTCTGCACGACAGCGCGCTGGAGACGAAGCACGCCACCACCCTCGCGGAGAAGGTCGTGGTGATGAACGACATCATCGCGGACCAGCGCCGCCTTCTGGCCGAGGAGGTGGGCACCGCGGCCGAACCGCAGATCTTCATCCCGTACAAGGAGGTCCTGGACCTGTACAACGCGGGTGTCCAGGTGCCCGACGACGTCACGCTGATCTGGCCGGACGACAACCACGGCAACATGCGCCAACTGCCCGACGAGGCCGAGCGGCGGCGACCGGGCGGCAACGGCATCTACTACCACCTCTCCTACTGGGGCCGCCCCAAGAGCTATCTGTGGCTGGACACCACCCAACTCGCCAAAATCTGGCAGGAGTTGCGTCGGGTGCACGAGCACGGCGCCGACCGTATGTGGATCTTCAACGTGGGAGACATCAAGTCGATCGAGACCGGGCTGTCCTTCTCCATGGACATGGCCTGGGACGTGGACCGGTGGAACGCCGACGAGGTGGAGGGCTTCCTCGTCGAATGGGCCGGGCGGCAGTTCGGGCACCGCCACGGCGCGGAGATCGCCGCGATCCGCACCGAGTACTACCGCCTCGCGGCGGAGCTGCGGCCGGAGTTCGTCGCCCGCGGTCTGCTCTCCGTGGTCCACCACGGCGACGAGGCGGGCCGCCGGATGTCCGCGTACGACCGCCTCCTGCAGCGGGTCCGCGCGCTCGGCGCCAAGCTGCCGGAGGCCTACCGTGACGCCTTCTACGAACTGGTCGAATACCCGGTCCACGGCGCCTACTTGATGAACCTGAAGTTCTACTGGGCGGAGCGCAACGCACTCGCGGTCCGTCAGGGGCGCGGGGCCGGCACGAACCGTTTCGCGGACCTGTCCGACGCCGCCCACGCCGAGGAGGCGGCGATCACCAGGCGCTACAACACCGAGGTGGCCGGCGGAAAGTGGAACGGGATCGTCAACCCCTACCCCTCGCAGATCCCCAAGGCGCCGGGCCGTCCGAGCGTCACCAGGGTCGCCCGGAAGGAGACCTCGGGTCTGGGCGTGGCGGCCGAGGGCAACGAGACCGGCACCGGGCGGCCGCTGTCCTTCTCCTCCTACACCCGTGACCGGCGCTTCGTCGACGTGTTCAACACCGGCTTCCTCCCCCTGGACTGGGCCGCGGAGGCGAGCCACCCCTGGGTACGGCTGAGCACCTCCGGCGGCACGATGACCGAACAGACCCGGGTGTCGGTGGAGATCGACTGGGAGCGGGTGCCCGAGGGCGCACACGAAGCCACGGTGACCGTCACCGGTGCAGGCAACAGGTTCGACGTACCCCTACGGGTGCTCAACGACGGGAGGCGGGCGCGCCGGCGGGCGCGCGGCTTCGTCGAGGCCCACGGGTATGTCTCGATAGACGCCGCGCACCACGACCACCGGGTGGCGCGCGGCGGGGCCCGTTGGCGGACGGTACGCGGGCTCGGCCGCCGTACGGCCGCCATGGAGGCGGCGCCTTCGACGGCAGCCCCGATCACCGAGGAGTTCACCACTCGGGCACCGGAGTTGAGCTACCGAGTCCGTTTCGCCGGCACCGGGGACTTCCGGGTCACCGTCTTCAGGCTCCCCTCCCTCGACGAACGCGGCCGTCGCCGGGTCGCCCTGGCCCTCGACGACCAGCCGGTCGCCGTCCTGGCGGGACAGGCCGTCGCCACGGGCAACCGCGGCGACGCGTGGGCCCGCAACGTCGAGGACGGCATCGAGAAACTGACCACCACCGTGACAGTCACCGAACCCGGCGAACACGTCCTGCGGCTCTTCATGGTCGATCCCGCGATCGCCGTGGACCAGATCGTCATCGACACCGGCGGGCTGCCCGTCACCTACCTCGCGCCGCCGGAGAGCTACCACCACTCCTTCAACGCCGATCCCGTGCCGGAGGACGCGCCGGGGCTGCCGGGCACGCCGGGCCGGTAG
- a CDS encoding gamma-glutamyltransferase produces MIMQPPHDAADFAFSPTDALDIPVVVRDFSSLRRPSEPLWRGATQPWPGVADMPSYGTYLATTTWRQVLLAAKGVGRDLTPWLRRTPWLAVNELISRIAPLQAYLQLKDVPAPAPAAGRRLFVNALYQYGSERSAHSAFGYHLGMTMAHWLCAGMAGLGSTWHLEARGPGGLPGFTDPAAKLPDLWGNHHAAGLPWLIEAKAARALGAGVLKNGRIQLDGGSALMPGMAHRQVLCGTSLPGNKPGQWEQDHLFLALHTAHPHGGPQTGASPAGSPQGDAEDYVADDSEALMAVTRQQLLTYQALAFGAVEQLRVVPMRRDRTERGRHRTGSLTLLEHDESTTGLRRRLRAQQVDTKGSLASHTDATAFIAARIPGTGIHLGLSRRLYAACEALYLQQTDMPDTVAFADGPRLNDPGFGQDQDDDEAREQYARRARQAHHEQEQRYRTRVREAVSTAFRLAEEHPEDSWLTGPLLPVRVDDPDKPLLLEAATAESYLALEPTDPVLSTAGRTA; encoded by the coding sequence GTGATCATGCAGCCCCCTCACGACGCGGCCGACTTCGCCTTCAGCCCGACCGACGCCCTGGACATACCCGTCGTCGTACGCGACTTCAGCTCGCTGCGGCGGCCCTCCGAACCTCTGTGGAGGGGTGCCACACAGCCGTGGCCGGGGGTGGCCGACATGCCTTCGTACGGGACCTACCTGGCGACCACGACCTGGCGGCAGGTCCTCCTCGCGGCCAAGGGCGTCGGGCGCGACCTGACCCCGTGGCTGCGCCGCACCCCCTGGCTCGCCGTCAACGAGCTCATCTCCCGTATCGCCCCCCTCCAGGCCTACCTCCAGCTCAAGGACGTGCCCGCACCCGCGCCCGCGGCCGGCCGCAGGCTCTTCGTGAACGCCCTCTACCAGTACGGCAGTGAGCGCAGCGCCCACTCGGCCTTCGGCTACCACTTGGGCATGACGATGGCGCACTGGCTCTGCGCCGGGATGGCCGGCCTGGGAAGCACCTGGCATCTCGAAGCCCGAGGTCCGGGCGGCCTGCCCGGCTTCACCGACCCGGCTGCCAAGCTGCCCGACCTGTGGGGCAACCACCACGCCGCCGGCCTGCCCTGGCTGATCGAGGCGAAGGCAGCCCGTGCACTCGGCGCAGGCGTGCTGAAGAACGGGAGAATCCAGCTGGACGGTGGTAGCGCCCTCATGCCCGGCATGGCACACCGGCAGGTCCTCTGCGGCACGTCGCTGCCCGGCAATAAGCCCGGCCAGTGGGAGCAGGACCACCTGTTCCTGGCCCTGCATACGGCCCACCCCCACGGCGGGCCGCAGACCGGCGCCTCCCCGGCCGGCAGTCCGCAAGGCGACGCGGAGGATTACGTCGCCGATGACTCCGAGGCCCTGATGGCCGTCACCCGGCAGCAGCTCCTGACGTACCAGGCCTTGGCCTTCGGGGCCGTGGAGCAGTTGCGCGTCGTCCCGATGCGCCGCGACCGTACGGAGCGCGGGCGTCACCGCACCGGTTCCCTGACACTGCTGGAACACGACGAATCCACCACCGGCCTGCGCCGTCGGCTGCGCGCACAGCAGGTGGACACCAAGGGGAGCCTGGCGTCACACACGGACGCCACCGCGTTCATCGCCGCCCGCATCCCCGGCACCGGCATCCACCTTGGTCTCTCCCGCCGCCTCTACGCGGCGTGTGAGGCCCTGTACCTCCAGCAGACCGACATGCCCGACACCGTGGCCTTCGCCGACGGCCCCCGTCTGAACGACCCCGGCTTCGGTCAGGACCAGGACGACGACGAGGCCCGTGAGCAGTACGCGCGTCGGGCTCGCCAAGCCCACCACGAGCAGGAGCAGCGGTATCGGACGCGCGTTCGTGAGGCGGTGAGCACGGCCTTCCGGCTGGCTGAGGAACACCCGGAGGACAGCTGGCTCACGGGCCCACTTCTTCCCGTACGCGTGGACGACCCCGACAAGCCCCTGCTCCTCGAAGCCGCCACGGCAGAGAGTTACCTGGCCCTCGAGCCGACCGACCCCGTCCTCTCCACGGCGGGCCGCACCGCCTGA
- a CDS encoding IS6 family transposase, giving the protein MGAVSPSYKGYRYPVAVISHCVWLYHRFPLSFREVEELMLEGGIVLSYETVRRWCAKFGQRYADSLRRCRPRPGDKWHLDEVFIKINGEQKYLCRAVDQDGNVLDIVVQSRRDKAAARRFLRRLMKKTRTVPRVIVTDRLRSYGAAHREVMPSVEHRSHKGLNNRAENSHQPTRQRERAMKGFRGTGAAQRFLSAFSGISPHFRPRRHLIPASDYRTEMTIRFAIWEQITGVAGLPTAP; this is encoded by the coding sequence GTGGGGGCCGTGTCGCCGTCGTACAAGGGGTACCGGTACCCGGTCGCGGTCATCTCCCACTGCGTGTGGCTGTATCACCGCTTCCCGCTGTCGTTCCGAGAGGTCGAGGAGCTGATGCTCGAGGGCGGGATCGTCCTCTCCTACGAAACGGTGCGCCGCTGGTGCGCCAAGTTCGGGCAGCGGTACGCCGATTCGCTGCGCCGCTGCCGGCCCCGGCCTGGTGACAAGTGGCACTTGGACGAGGTCTTCATCAAGATCAATGGGGAACAGAAGTATCTGTGTCGGGCGGTCGACCAGGACGGCAACGTCCTGGACATCGTGGTACAGAGCCGCCGGGACAAGGCTGCGGCCAGGCGCTTCTTGCGCAGGCTGATGAAGAAGACCCGCACGGTGCCGCGGGTGATCGTCACCGACAGGCTCCGCTCCTACGGCGCGGCCCACCGCGAGGTCATGCCCTCCGTCGAGCACCGCTCCCACAAGGGCCTGAACAACCGGGCGGAGAACAGCCACCAGCCAACACGGCAGCGCGAACGGGCGATGAAAGGCTTCCGCGGCACCGGCGCAGCCCAGCGGTTCTTGTCCGCGTTCAGCGGCATCTCACCCCACTTCCGACCCCGACGTCATCTGATCCCCGCATCCGACTACCGCACCGAGATGACCATCCGCTTCGCGATCTGGGAGCAGATCACCGGAGTTGCCGGCCTGCCCACCGCGCCGTAA